In Solobacterium moorei, a single genomic region encodes these proteins:
- a CDS encoding murein hydrolase activator EnvC family protein has translation MKKLTKICLCLLMAVIMVGNQSSTVIADEDYSNSEYWLNRCTNYGKDDASACEAYKAFLESQNAEMSQQIAAWKAQKADMEANITKYAAKISEYQIQIDTKQTEITQKEAEIDAKQKEIDHKQAEIDQNQQTADKLQDKVKTRMVLNQPTMRTNQYIDILMGANNFTDFIRIANGLSTISQYDKKTLSELVQIIATLNKQKEELVVAKNELEIQKKEKQDQQKELITLQTYVQIAQEAAQKTAAALRGSIETKNSDIAQNNALMAGITAQIEAIPSTNGWTYPVDGGWRSAGTWSYPDGSIHLGYDAAAGYGATIRAVANGVVLRGVNGCPTVGYLGDSCGYQFGGASYSGNQVILLVTVNGSLYGVDYFHMTLNTPAATGTIVNAGDVIGQVGSSGNTTGPHCHVEIFYLGDASNFAYYAANWNGDVSFGAGWTGGRYGLYGRRCSDGVGAPCRIQPEEVFGY, from the coding sequence ATGAAAAAATTAACGAAGATATGTTTATGCCTGTTGATGGCTGTAATTATGGTTGGAAATCAATCGAGTACCGTTATCGCGGATGAAGATTACTCCAACTCTGAATATTGGCTAAATCGTTGTACAAACTACGGCAAAGACGATGCTAGTGCATGTGAGGCGTATAAGGCTTTCTTAGAGTCTCAGAATGCGGAAATGAGTCAACAGATTGCGGCTTGGAAGGCTCAAAAGGCTGACATGGAAGCCAATATCACCAAGTATGCGGCGAAGATCTCCGAGTATCAGATTCAGATTGATACAAAGCAAACTGAAATCACGCAGAAAGAAGCTGAAATTGACGCAAAGCAGAAAGAAATTGATCATAAGCAGGCAGAGATTGATCAAAATCAACAGACGGCAGATAAACTACAAGATAAAGTAAAGACACGTATGGTATTGAATCAACCTACCATGCGTACAAATCAATATATTGATATTTTGATGGGTGCGAATAACTTCACAGATTTTATTCGTATTGCGAATGGTTTAAGTACAATTTCTCAATACGATAAGAAGACTTTGAGTGAGCTTGTTCAGATTATCGCAACGTTAAACAAACAAAAAGAAGAGCTTGTTGTTGCGAAGAATGAACTAGAGATTCAAAAGAAGGAAAAACAAGACCAACAAAAGGAACTCATTACGTTACAGACTTATGTTCAGATTGCCCAAGAAGCAGCGCAAAAGACTGCAGCTGCACTTCGCGGTTCTATTGAGACAAAGAACTCTGATATTGCACAAAACAATGCGTTAATGGCAGGTATCACTGCTCAAATTGAAGCGATTCCTAGTACAAATGGTTGGACTTATCCAGTAGATGGCGGTTGGCGTAGTGCTGGTACCTGGTCTTATCCGGATGGTAGTATTCATTTGGGATATGACGCTGCCGCTGGTTATGGTGCGACAATTCGTGCAGTCGCCAATGGTGTCGTACTAAGAGGCGTCAATGGCTGTCCAACAGTTGGTTATCTAGGTGATAGTTGTGGATATCAATTTGGTGGTGCTTCCTATTCTGGTAACCAAGTTATATTACTTGTAACAGTGAATGGTAGCTTGTATGGCGTGGATTACTTCCATATGACATTAAATACACCAGCAGCGACTGGTACGATTGTAAATGCAGGTGACGTGATTGGACAGGTAGGTTCATCTGGTAATACAACTGGGCCACACTGTCACGTGGAAATCTTTTACTTAGGAGATGCATCTAACTTTGCGTACTACGCTGCTAACTGGAATGGTGATGTCAGCTTTGGCGCAGGTTGGACTGGTGGAAGATACGGTTTATATGGAAGACGTTGTAGTGATGGCGTTGGTGCTCCATGTCGTATCCAACCTGAAGAAGTATTTGGTTATTAA
- a CDS encoding S41 family peptidase, translated as MDENKEELQNDEKVYSIPFRRHLWPEEVALKQEQRKVKRLRILMIAFVVVALVGGWLLGSVLPLSLLAPARKNVMNNLPLNSDEKISGVLQVMENDWFFADQVENIDTKLTDQALKGITTNEVDKHTEYMTADEMKQFTDSINRNYVGIGVQFLQANGINIIDRVFRNSPADKAGVKAGDIMNKVNGELLTGKTTEEIKNLVQGDSGTDVTIEFIRQEQPLEITITRAAVSATAFGEILSDNTGYLQIYQFGENTTNEVKTYLDDFKNANVSNIVIDLRDNGGGYLTALQGIASYFLPKDTLAMKQVYADGTTEKIYTTDGMYDNIKKISILVNKNTASASEVLTMALKEQHKDVTVLGVTTYGKGTVQVSRVFKDGSALKYTTSKWTSPNDVWVNGVGITPDVEVKLHEVMYTSLPKMNDTDRYTYDSVGEPVKFAQLCLDYLGYSVGRTDGYFSSQTEDVLRQFETDKGIKADGVLDKETFSTLYSAVVLDWNTTKTHDVQLQKAQEILNG; from the coding sequence ATGGACGAAAACAAAGAAGAATTACAGAACGATGAAAAAGTATATAGTATTCCTTTCCGTCGTCATTTATGGCCAGAAGAAGTGGCTTTAAAACAAGAGCAGAGGAAGGTAAAACGTCTACGTATCCTCATGATAGCGTTTGTGGTGGTAGCCTTAGTTGGTGGTTGGTTACTTGGATCAGTACTACCATTATCTTTGCTCGCTCCTGCGCGTAAAAACGTGATGAATAATCTCCCTTTGAATTCTGATGAGAAAATCAGCGGTGTTTTACAGGTGATGGAGAATGATTGGTTTTTTGCGGACCAAGTAGAAAATATTGATACCAAATTAACAGACCAAGCTCTAAAGGGTATTACAACCAATGAGGTTGATAAGCATACAGAATACATGACGGCTGATGAGATGAAGCAGTTTACGGATTCTATTAACCGTAATTATGTAGGGATTGGTGTACAGTTCTTACAAGCCAATGGAATCAATATTATCGATCGTGTCTTCCGTAATTCACCAGCGGATAAAGCAGGTGTAAAGGCTGGAGACATCATGAATAAGGTCAATGGTGAATTATTGACTGGGAAGACGACGGAAGAAATCAAGAATCTGGTACAGGGTGATAGTGGTACAGATGTAACGATTGAATTCATCCGTCAGGAACAACCTCTTGAGATTACAATTACACGTGCAGCTGTTAGTGCGACTGCGTTTGGCGAGATTTTAAGTGATAATACAGGATACTTACAGATTTATCAGTTTGGTGAAAACACAACCAATGAAGTAAAGACATACCTAGATGATTTCAAGAATGCGAATGTATCAAATATCGTGATTGATTTACGTGATAACGGTGGTGGATATCTGACTGCATTACAGGGGATTGCGTCATATTTCTTGCCAAAGGATACACTTGCGATGAAGCAGGTTTATGCGGATGGCACAACAGAAAAAATTTATACAACTGATGGTATGTATGACAATATCAAGAAGATTTCCATTTTAGTGAATAAGAATACGGCAAGTGCTTCTGAAGTATTAACGATGGCCCTCAAGGAACAACATAAAGATGTAACAGTACTTGGGGTTACGACCTACGGTAAGGGTACAGTACAGGTATCACGTGTATTTAAAGATGGTTCAGCACTTAAATATACAACTTCAAAATGGACTTCCCCAAATGATGTTTGGGTCAATGGTGTTGGTATTACACCAGATGTAGAAGTGAAGTTACATGAAGTGATGTATACCTCTTTACCAAAGATGAATGATACGGATCGTTACACTTATGATAGTGTTGGTGAACCAGTAAAGTTTGCCCAACTATGTTTAGATTACCTAGGGTATAGCGTTGGTCGTACCGACGGTTATTTCTCATCTCAAACAGAAGACGTCTTACGTCAGTTTGAGACAGACAAAGGTATTAAAGCAGATGGAGTGTTAGATAAGGAAACATTCAGTACTCTCTATAGCGCTGTGGTACTGGATTGGAATACAACAAAGACACATGATGTTCAACTACAGAAAGCACAGGAGATCTTAAATGGATGA
- the uvrB gene encoding excinuclease ABC subunit UvrB produces MDDRKFELVSPFKPTGDQPKAIAELVAGLHAGKKEQVLEGATGTGKTFTMANIIAQMNRPTLVFSHNKTLAGQLYSEFKELFPHNRVEFFVSNFDYYQPEAYMPKSDMYIEKTAAINEELDMFRESTLNSLLERRDTIVVASVACIYAASDPVEYKNMFYTIRVGESIDRNDLMRRLIELQYSRNDVDQTRGTIRVRGDIIDLTPSYTNEFNIRIEMFGEKIERITEIDPLTGKTMNAYQFYNIFPASGYARSKETMLRACDAIEAELEDRLEYFRKKGKPLEAERLEQRTRFDLEALRENGYCSGIENYSMHIDGRKVGQRPWNLFDYFPKDFLLFVDESHVSLPQVRGMYNGDRQRKEVLVEYGFRLPSALENRPMKFDEFQTMMNQVIYCSATPGDFELEAVDHHVTEQIIRPTGLLDPKITVKPTKGQIDDICEALDARLKRNERVLITTLTVRMAEDLTAYLKERGYKIAYLHHETKTLERTEVIRDLRLGKVDAIVGINLLREGLDIPEVSLVCILDADKEGFLRSHRSLIQTIGRAARNANGEVYMYADVMTDSMRYAINETERRRKIQEAYNVEHGIIPTTVKKNVEEAIHGKETKEMAAKYMQKKAKLSQKDKAKLIAYMEVEMREAAASLNFERAAELRDILFELKSE; encoded by the coding sequence ATGGATGATCGTAAGTTTGAACTTGTATCGCCATTTAAGCCTACAGGAGACCAACCGAAGGCGATTGCGGAACTGGTTGCTGGCCTGCATGCAGGTAAGAAGGAGCAGGTTCTAGAGGGGGCAACTGGTACTGGTAAGACATTTACTATGGCGAATATCATCGCACAGATGAATCGACCAACACTGGTGTTTTCACACAATAAGACATTAGCTGGTCAGCTATATTCAGAGTTTAAAGAACTATTCCCACACAATCGTGTAGAGTTCTTCGTATCAAATTTTGACTATTATCAACCTGAGGCATACATGCCTAAGAGTGACATGTATATTGAAAAGACAGCTGCAATCAATGAAGAGTTAGATATGTTCCGTGAGTCTACTTTGAATTCTCTTCTCGAAAGAAGAGATACAATCGTCGTCGCATCCGTCGCATGTATCTATGCGGCTAGTGATCCTGTTGAGTATAAGAACATGTTCTATACGATACGTGTAGGAGAAAGCATTGACCGTAATGATTTGATGCGTCGTTTGATTGAACTACAGTATTCACGTAACGACGTTGACCAAACAAGAGGTACGATACGTGTACGTGGAGACATTATTGATTTAACACCATCCTATACAAATGAATTTAATATTCGTATTGAGATGTTTGGTGAAAAGATTGAACGTATTACAGAGATTGATCCTTTAACAGGAAAAACCATGAATGCATACCAGTTCTATAACATCTTCCCAGCGAGTGGTTATGCTCGTTCTAAGGAGACGATGTTAAGAGCTTGTGATGCGATTGAAGCAGAACTAGAAGATCGTCTAGAGTATTTCCGTAAGAAGGGCAAACCACTCGAAGCAGAACGCTTAGAACAGCGTACACGCTTTGACTTAGAAGCGCTAAGAGAAAATGGGTACTGTTCTGGTATTGAGAACTATTCTATGCATATTGATGGTAGAAAAGTAGGACAGCGTCCATGGAATCTCTTTGATTACTTTCCGAAGGATTTCTTGTTGTTTGTGGATGAATCGCACGTATCCTTACCGCAGGTAAGAGGTATGTACAACGGAGATCGTCAACGTAAGGAGGTCTTAGTAGAGTATGGCTTCCGCTTGCCATCGGCACTAGAAAATCGTCCGATGAAATTTGATGAATTTCAAACGATGATGAATCAAGTTATATATTGTTCTGCAACACCTGGTGACTTTGAACTAGAAGCCGTTGATCACCATGTGACAGAACAGATTATTCGTCCGACTGGATTACTCGATCCAAAGATTACCGTCAAGCCAACCAAGGGACAGATTGACGATATCTGTGAGGCGCTAGATGCTAGACTCAAACGTAATGAACGTGTGCTAATTACAACCTTAACTGTACGCATGGCAGAGGATCTTACAGCGTATCTCAAAGAGCGTGGTTATAAGATTGCATATTTGCACCATGAGACCAAGACTTTGGAACGTACAGAAGTCATCCGTGATTTACGTTTGGGAAAAGTAGATGCGATTGTCGGTATTAACTTGTTGCGGGAAGGCTTGGATATTCCTGAAGTATCCTTGGTATGTATCTTGGATGCGGACAAGGAAGGCTTCTTGCGTAGCCATCGTTCTTTGATTCAGACAATTGGACGTGCTGCACGTAATGCGAATGGTGAAGTGTACATGTACGCAGATGTCATGACGGATTCCATGCGTTACGCAATTAACGAAACAGAACGTCGTCGTAAGATTCAGGAAGCGTATAACGTAGAACATGGCATCATACCTACAACTGTTAAGAAGAATGTCGAAGAAGCCATCCATGGTAAAGAAACCAAAGAAATGGCTGCGAAATACATGCAGAAGAAAGCGAAGCTTTCTCAGAAAGATAAGGCAAAACTGATTGCATATATGGAAGTTGAAATGCGTGAAGCAGCCGCAAGTCTAAACTTTGAAAGAGCAGCTGAACTTCGTGATATTCTCTTTGAATTAAAATCGGAGTAA
- a CDS encoding pyridoxal phosphate-dependent aminotransferase yields the protein MDYTKLVAQRAANMKPSGIRKFFDLVAEIPDCISLSVGEPDFKTPWDIRDAAIHTIELGRTQYTTNAGLKELRLAIREYLLRKYNLDYDIDQMIVTVGASEGIDLVFRTIVEEGDEVILPDPGYVTYQPTAAFAGAKIKYVKAKVENGFRIQAADIKAAITDKTKAILLSYPNNPTGATLSYKEMEEIAEVLRDTNILVISDEIYSELIYGNGKFTSFASIPGMKERTIVLNGFSKTFSMTGWRLGYVLGPKELIKVMLKVHQNCVMAAPTVSQYAAITALRDCDRDVEEMRKQYDMRRQYCVRKLNEMGLETFEPMGAFYVFPNISSLGMASDEFCEKLLNEQHVAIIPGTAFGESGQGFARISYAYSIEHLQEAMRRIAQFIKDHKGDK from the coding sequence ATGGATTATACAAAGCTAGTAGCACAAAGAGCAGCAAATATGAAACCATCGGGAATTCGTAAATTCTTTGACTTGGTTGCGGAAATACCAGATTGCATTTCACTCAGTGTGGGTGAGCCTGATTTCAAGACACCATGGGATATTCGTGATGCGGCAATTCATACGATTGAACTTGGAAGGACGCAATATACGACCAACGCAGGTTTAAAAGAATTACGTCTTGCGATTCGTGAATATCTACTTCGTAAATATAATCTGGATTACGACATTGATCAGATGATTGTGACTGTAGGTGCAAGTGAAGGAATTGACCTTGTATTCCGTACAATTGTGGAAGAGGGAGATGAGGTCATCTTGCCAGATCCTGGATACGTTACTTATCAACCTACGGCTGCTTTTGCAGGTGCGAAAATAAAGTATGTGAAGGCCAAGGTTGAAAATGGTTTTAGAATCCAAGCGGCAGATATCAAGGCTGCAATTACAGATAAAACAAAGGCAATTCTATTATCCTATCCAAATAATCCAACGGGTGCGACTTTATCTTACAAAGAGATGGAAGAAATCGCAGAAGTATTACGTGACACAAATATTCTTGTCATCTCCGATGAAATCTATTCTGAATTGATTTACGGCAATGGTAAATTTACTTCCTTCGCATCAATCCCAGGGATGAAGGAAAGAACAATCGTACTCAACGGTTTCTCTAAGACCTTCTCTATGACAGGTTGGCGTTTGGGATATGTCCTTGGGCCAAAGGAATTAATCAAGGTGATGTTAAAGGTACATCAAAATTGTGTTATGGCAGCGCCTACCGTGAGTCAATATGCGGCAATTACAGCACTGCGTGATTGCGATAGGGATGTAGAAGAGATGCGTAAACAATATGACATGCGTCGCCAGTATTGTGTACGTAAGCTCAACGAAATGGGCTTAGAAACATTTGAGCCTATGGGTGCGTTCTATGTTTTTCCTAATATTTCTAGTCTTGGCATGGCAAGTGATGAGTTCTGCGAGAAGTTATTGAATGAACAACATGTCGCAATTATTCCTGGTACAGCTTTTGGTGAAAGCGGACAAGGCTTTGCGAGAATTAGTTATGCATATAGTATTGAACACTTGCAAGAAGCGATGAGGCGTATTGCACAGTTTATAAAGGATCACAAAGGAGATAAATAA
- a CDS encoding Lrp/AsnC family transcriptional regulator, with protein MDNLKLIDLLVQNPRASITDLADILGETEESVNSAKKELEDKKIICGYHTMVNWDKANIDHVDAMIGVSAKPERGSGYDKIAERIAHFPEVSSLFLMSGNSEFLVNVNGKTMREVADFVGEKLAPIEGVAATVTMFVLKKYKVNGVTMDLHSEAGDERMPVSA; from the coding sequence ATGGACAATCTAAAGTTAATTGACTTACTTGTACAAAATCCACGTGCAAGTATTACAGACTTAGCAGATATTCTTGGCGAAACAGAAGAATCTGTAAACAGTGCAAAGAAAGAATTAGAGGATAAGAAGATTATCTGCGGTTACCATACGATGGTAAATTGGGACAAGGCGAATATCGATCATGTGGATGCGATGATTGGTGTTAGCGCAAAGCCAGAACGTGGTAGCGGTTACGATAAGATTGCGGAAAGAATCGCACACTTTCCAGAGGTTAGTAGTTTATTCCTCATGAGTGGTAATTCTGAGTTTTTAGTAAATGTAAATGGAAAGACAATGCGTGAGGTCGCTGACTTCGTTGGTGAAAAGTTAGCTCCAATTGAAGGGGTTGCGGCAACAGTCACGATGTTTGTCTTGAAGAAGTATAAGGTAAATGGTGTAACCATGGACCTGCATAGCGAAGCAGGTGATGAGAGAATGCCAGTATCCGCTTAA
- the rpsF gene encoding 30S ribosomal protein S6: MKKYEVMYIINESVETEKRAELIETLSKIITDNGGKIAKTDEWGMREFAYHIDDMKKGYYVVTAFEADNACVKEFDRLMGINANVVRFMITRDEAPAKGAK; this comes from the coding sequence ATGAAGAAGTATGAAGTCATGTACATCATCAATGAATCTGTTGAAACAGAGAAGAGAGCAGAATTAATCGAGACTCTCAGCAAGATCATCACTGACAACGGTGGTAAGATTGCAAAGACAGATGAATGGGGCATGCGTGAATTCGCATATCACATTGATGACATGAAAAAGGGTTACTATGTAGTAACAGCATTTGAAGCAGATAATGCCTGCGTTAAGGAATTTGATCGTTTGATGGGAATCAACGCAAATGTTGTTCGTTTCATGATTACCCGTGACGAAGCTCCGGCTAAGGGAGCTAAGTAA
- the ssb gene encoding single-stranded DNA-binding protein: protein MINRVVLVGRLTRDVEVRKTASGLSVATFTVACDRRMARGQDGNNQQSADFISCVAWRQAADFLGSYARKGALVGVEGRIQTRSYDRDGQKVYVTEIVCDTVNLLESKSQSQSRAQNSSYQDNSYQQPYSQPKPSTNDDFVSDDFGAGIGMDISSDDLPF from the coding sequence ATGATTAACCGCGTTGTTTTGGTTGGCAGACTAACACGTGATGTGGAAGTTCGTAAGACAGCTAGTGGCTTATCCGTTGCGACATTTACGGTTGCATGTGATCGTCGTATGGCTCGTGGACAGGATGGAAACAATCAACAGTCTGCAGATTTCATCAGTTGTGTCGCTTGGCGACAAGCAGCCGATTTCTTAGGCTCATATGCACGTAAGGGTGCGTTAGTTGGTGTTGAAGGAAGAATCCAAACACGTAGCTATGATCGTGATGGACAGAAGGTTTATGTTACAGAAATCGTTTGCGATACTGTAAACTTACTCGAATCTAAGAGTCAATCACAGAGCAGAGCACAGAACAGCAGTTATCAAGACAACAGTTATCAACAGCCGTATTCACAACCAAAACCATCTACAAACGATGATTTTGTGAGTGATGACTTCGGCGCAGGAATCGGAATGGATATTTCCAGCGATGACCTGCCATTCTAA
- the rpsR gene encoding 30S ribosomal protein S18 has protein sequence MAFRKQRMGRRKVCYFTKNNITYIDYKDVELLKKFVSANGKITPRRVTGTRAKYQRMLAIAIKRARQMALLPYVED, from the coding sequence ATGGCATTCAGAAAACAAAGAATGGGCCGCAGAAAGGTCTGCTACTTTACAAAAAACAACATCACTTATATTGATTATAAGGATGTAGAGCTCTTGAAGAAATTCGTTAGCGCAAATGGAAAGATTACTCCACGTCGCGTTACAGGAACTCGTGCGAAGTACCAGAGAATGTTAGCAATCGCTATCAAGCGTGCTCGTCAAATGGCTTTATTACCATACGTAGAAGACTAA